Proteins from one Penaeus vannamei isolate JL-2024 chromosome 8, ASM4276789v1, whole genome shotgun sequence genomic window:
- the LOC113805431 gene encoding probable cytochrome P450 49a1, giving the protein MRELPTILKCVFSFSGSSLSLPITPPPIQCVFSAFSLTRRPSAMASFPKQRALWASLSRRALISRPLVTSSIQGQMAVPLEDELRSAKPLSEMPGPKAYPVIGSFPDMFKQFDPKAYHKYYLGACAKYGSTFRMVVPGFGPMVLTTKPDDCEKLLRITMHNPLRLPMASLKAVRDNAVEDFFEKKGGILVENGDEWWRVRSRVQTPMMKPKVVGTYLQQMDQVSVEFMDRIAEMQAEHGEMPSNFQFELYKWALESVGLVALNRRLGCLNPSIHEDSDALRLIEIVNDIFQALNDTETSLGLWKLFPIKPYKKLKERHEQFLDIAVRSIQQTEASILAQDPDIDHEVSLMESLLMTEGLTKKDVVTLILDMLFAGIDTTSHTLGFTLYQLARNPEIQAKLQEEVDTVLGDHEGPLLPKHMAQFSYMKGVIKETLRIFPLTLGVGRTVDKDCVLSGYAIPKGTVILALSMVSAWDEKYFPRAKEFIPDRWLRGRPLGPIHPYASLPFGAGTRMCIGRRIAEQEMYTFLARTMQRYSVDYKYKDVDILTRLVFVPSEPLRFSFTERRR; this is encoded by the exons ATGCGTGAGTTGCCAACTATCCTAAAATGTGTGTTTTCGTTCAGTGGGTCGAGCCTATCACTTCCCATCACCCCTCCGCCTATCCAGTGTGTGTTCTCTGCATTCTCATTAAC CCGACGCCCTTCCGCTATGGCGTCGTTCCCGAAGCAGAGGGCGCTATGGGCGTCCCTCTCCAGACGAgccctcatctcccgccctctcgtGACCTCCAGCATCCAAGGTCAGATGGCAGTTCCCCTCGAGGACGAGCTGAGAAGTGCCAAACCCCTTTCGGAAATGCCCGGACCGAAGGCATATCCCGTGATTGGTTCTTTCCCTGACATGTTCAAGC aGTTCGACCCCAAAGCATATCACAAGTACTACCTGGGAGCCTGTGCCAAATACGGTTCCACCTTCCGAATGGTAGTGCCTGGCTTCGGCCCTATGGTATTAACGACCAAGCCCGACGACTGTGAGAAGCTACTACGCATTACTATGCACAACCCCCTCCGCCTGCCCATGGCTTCCCTGAAGGCGGTGAGAGACAATGCCGTCGAGGACTTCttcgagaaaaagggagggatacTGGTCGA GAACGGAGACGAGTGGTGGAGAGTGCGGAGCAGAGTCCAGACCCCGATGATGAAACCAAAGGTAGTGGGGACTTATCTTCAACAGATGGATCAAGTATCAGTCGAATTCATGGACAG GATCGCAGAAATGCAGGCAGAACACGGGGAAATGCCAAGTAACTTCCAGTTTGAACTGTATAAATGGGCACTTGAAT CCGTTGGTCTGGTGGCACTGAATCGCCGTCTAGGATGCCTTAATCCTAGCATCCACGAGGATTCGGATGCTCTGAGGCTGATTGAGATCGTCAATGACATATTCCAAGCCCTGAACGATACTGAAACATCATTGGGACTGTGGAAGCTTTTCCCAATCAAACCGTACAAGAAGCTGAAAGAGAGACATGAACAATTCTTAGA CATTGCAGTCCGTAGCATTCAGCAGACAGAGGCCAGTATTTTGGCACAGGATCCTGACATTGACCATGAAGTGTCCTTGATGGAATCGCTTCTCATGACGGAAGGACTCACGAAGAAGGATGTCGTCACACTGATCCTGGACATGTTGTTTGCAGGCATTGATACG ACTTCCCACACGCTTGGGTTTACTCTCTACCAGCTGGCACGTAACCCCGAGATCCAAGCCAAGTTGCAGGAGGAGGTAGACACAGTCCTGGGTGATCACGAGGGTCCACTCCTTCCCAAACACATGGCGCAGTTCTCGTACATGAAGGGAGTGATCAAAGAAACCCTGAG GATATTTCCATTGACTCTTGGTGTGGGAAGGACTGTAGACAAGGACTGCGTGCTTTCAGGGTACGCCATTCCGAAGGGG ACCGTAATACTTGCCTTAAGCATGGTCTCGGCCTGGGATGAGAAGTACTTCCCGCGAGCCAAGGAGTTCATCCCGGACAGGTGGCTGCGCGGGCGGCCTCTGGGACCCATCCACCCGtacgcctccctccccttcggcgCCGGCACCAGGATGTGCATCGGCAGGAGGATCGCGGAGCAGGAGATGTACACCTTCCTGGCGAGG ACAATGCAGCGGTACTCGGTGGACTACAAATACAAGGACGTGGACATCCTCACCCGCCTCGTCTTCGTGCCGTCGGAGCCTCTCAGGTTTAGCTTCACCGAGCGCAGGAGGTAA